Proteins co-encoded in one Octopus bimaculoides isolate UCB-OBI-ISO-001 chromosome 9, ASM119413v2, whole genome shotgun sequence genomic window:
- the LOC106873260 gene encoding beta carbonic anhydrase 1, which yields MKGLEKILRGIIKYQITDKVRVKLNPQNIIEYPTPNFLFISCIDNRVLPSQFTKIDCGDAYIVRNAGNLFPPRDAITFNTVTAEAGAIEVACHLNNVRHIFVCGHSDCKAMNLLFSLKNQCHTHAGTPLQMWLKKYGVASVRKFDQLDSKFVGPLTFQGRFSQLNFQVNIDPENKFPIEDKLSQVNCLQQLQHIATFPILHDKLSKNQIRLHAIWIDVRTGNVFIFSRDEKQFVEITDRNYLQLVRECFPVD from the exons ATGAAAGGGCTGGAAAAAATACTAAGAGGAATTATAAAATATCAGATTACTGATAAGGTTCGGGTGAAATTGAACCCgcaaaatataattgaatatccCACT cctAATTTCCTGTTTATTTCCTGCATTGATAACCGTGTTCTGCCATCACAATTCACCAAAATAGATTGTGGTGATGCTTATATTGTTCGAAATGCAGGTAATCTGTTTCCTCCAAGAGATGCTATTACATTCAATACTGTGACAGCTGAAGCTGGTGCAATCGAAGTTGCCTGTCACCTCAACAACGTacgacatatatttgtgtgtggacaTTCAGACTGCAAG gcCATGAATCTTCTGTTCAGTTTAAAAAATCAATGCCATACACATGCAGGGACTCCTCTTCAAATGTGGTTAAAGAAATATGGTGTTGCAAGTGTTAGAAAATTTGACCAACTGGACAGTAAATTTGTTGGACCTCTTACTTTCCAAGGCCGATTTAGCCAACTCAATTTCCAAGTAAATATTGATCCAGAAAACAAGTTTCCTATTGAAGATAAATTATCTCAG GTAAACTGCCTTCAACAACTGCAACATATTGCCACTTTTCCAATTCTACACGACAAGCTGTCCAAGAACCAAATTCGTCTCCATGCCATTTGGATCGACGTTCGCACGGGTAACGTTTTCATCTTCAGCCGAGATGAAAAACAATTTGTTGAGATTACTGACCGGAACTACTTACAGCTTGTACGTGAGTGTTTCCCTGTTGATTAG